A single Vanacampus margaritifer isolate UIUO_Vmar chromosome 14, RoL_Vmar_1.0, whole genome shotgun sequence DNA region contains:
- the LOC144034261 gene encoding uncharacterized protein LOC144034261, with translation MEKLREEFEQIVGELEWQDVADTLQELCSNIMCDPTNTHPHHPPNHQLPSNPAPSPVYAGMSFNARPQPARFPLRLPFVPHAQLVPIPSMRYGPQFNPYLMHPFHLSRQAGAPFRLQYLPCPMTPQVVHSQPSFSFPPAPPQPKKSLPVVPLPEGATLHAVGMLNGEVLYAAVDASQAAPPPLPPATTTRSPSHKRKCKRRRKPAGVKKPPNAFMCFLRERRPTLKSQLEQKDSVAVNKFLAQLWTSLSKEQQAKYYEQAYVEKKLHEQMSSDVSSSSNDDDDDGSKKRRRHRGATPTSHAASRHGGDAWNTGDDMPASSCSSIASSFSSSSSSLSSWLEAVVTTEGAESPAAPCAASPTLPAPNKCPESGDESDIEGMDAKLLHLLGCC, from the exons ATGGAGAAGCTCAGGGAAGAGTTTGAGCAGATCGTAGGCGAGCTCGAGTGGCAGGATGTTGCCGACACCCTGCAAGAGTTGTGCTCCAACATCATGTGCGACCCCACGAACACTCACCCTCATCACCCCCCCAACCACCAACTGCCCTCGAACCCCGCTCCTTCTCCCGTGTACGCCGGGATGTCGTTCAACGCCCGCCCTCAGCCGGCCCGCTTCCCTCTGCGGTTGCCGTTTGTCCCGCACGCCCAGTTAGTGCCAATCCCCAGTATGCGATACGGGCCGCAGTTCAACCCGTACCTCATGCACCCCTTTCACCTCAGCCGCCAGGCGGGGGCTCCTTTCCGTCTCCAG TACTTGCCATGCCCGATGACGCCACAGGTCGTCCACAGCCAGCCATCCTTTAGCTTCCCACCGGCCCCACCGCAGccg aaaaaaagtctgCCAGTGGTGCCGCTGCCTGAAGGCGCCACGCTGCACGCCGTCGGGATGCT GAATGGGGAAGTGTTGTATGCGGCGGTGGACGCCTCTCAAGCCGCACCTCCTCCGCTTCCTCCCGCGACGACCACCCGCTCCCCCAG TCATAAAAGGAAGTGCAAGCGGCGCCGCAAGCCGGCCGGTGTCAAAAAGCCACCCAACGCCTTCATGTGCTTCCTGAGAGAGCGGCGGCCGACGTTGAAGAGCCAATTGGAGCAAAAGGACAGCGTCGCTGTCAACAAGTTTCTGGCACAGCTG TGGACGTCGCTGAGCAAGGAGCAGCAGGCGAAATACTACGAGCAGGCCTACGTGGAGAAGAAGCTACACGAGCAAATGTCTTCCGACGTCTCCAGCAGCAgcaacgacgacgacgacgac GGCTCCAAAAAGAGGAGGCGCCACCGCGGCGCCACGCCCACCAGCCACGCTG CGTCGCGTCACGGCGGCGACGCCTGGAACACCGGTGACGACATGCCCGCCTCCTCCTGCTCGTCCATCGCGTCGTCCttctcgtcctcgtcctcgtcgctCTCCTCGTGGCTGGAGGCCGTCGTCACCACCGAAGGCGCCGAGTCTCCCGCTGCGCCGTGTGCCGCCTCGCCCACCTTGCCCGCCCCCAACAAGTGTCCCGAATCGGGCGACGAGTCCGACATCGAGGGCAT